Part of the Vicugna pacos chromosome 3, VicPac4, whole genome shotgun sequence genome is shown below.
TCAGTCTACCCATAGTGCACTGTTGTTCTTCAGCAGTGGAAAAAGTGGGGCGTCTTGCATCTCCAtgtctttatttcctttgtcTATAGATGCCCTTCCTAACCTACCTTACAAACAGCACCTTAAAAGGCCCAACTTAAATTCCACATCTTTGGTACTCTAATAACTTCTCTAAGGAGAATTCATTGCTTTCTTTGCATAAAATGCCAGATATCAAAGCTCCCAATCCTTAAACCAATTAATTTCTTGTACTAATTGCATTATAATTAAAAGCCTCTTGTTGGGTTGAGGTAAATGTATTTCCAAAGGATGAAATCTGAAACTGTATTATTGGCAGCAGCATCAAAATAGATAACTAGCATCCCTCTATCATTAACTTTAAAGAACAGCTTTCATATGAGTATATAAATTCTAGGATGGCAGTAAAGAAAATGTCATGCTTTTACGGTTTGACTAACAAGTGGGAAAGTCTTTTAAGGTAAGAAGGTCTTTAAAGCCTTTTAACTGGCTTCACAatcgatttttttttctgcaagtaATTTTTAAGTAAATCATAAAACTTTgggaaattaattttcaaaatgtttggTAGTTTAATCAAATCAGACTTCCCCCCCCCAATCTTTGTCATATGAAGACCCTCTGTACAGACAATTATAAATTTGACTTCCAATTGAAACTTTCTAAAGTAGCAAACATTTTTACTCTTTTTGGAAATTTGAAATGAAGTTTAGAATCCATCTATTTCTCTGTTCCCTATAACGCAGATTGTAATTATCACTTACCTAAAATTCTGCAGTAGCCTTTATATGGTATCCGTGCTTCTGGATTTGCTTTCTTCCAACTGCACACAGAAAccgaaatgatttttaaaaatttgaaattgaTCATGCCATTTCATGCTTAAAATGCAGTAATGATTTTCCTTTGCCTTGGGATTAAAGTCTAAACTCAGTGAAGCCTTCAAGGTCCTTTTTAATCTGGCCTCAATTCACCTGACCCCTTTATCACCTACTTTCTAACTATTCTGAAAGACTTTCCCTCCTTTGAAAGGCCTGCCCTCTCTAGTCTCTCTGCCTTTGAATATCTTGTTTTCTCTGTTAAGAGTCATcttacctttttttccctagcTAACTGCTTCAAGTCTTCACTTAGAAGTtacctcctctaggaagcctcCCCTAATATACCACCCAACTTTATGTTTCTAACCTAAATGGTGCCCATCCTATTGCTCCCGTAGTACCGTAACATTAAAATACTGTAATTTCCAAGTTACTTGTCTGTCATCACCCCATTTTATTGTAAAGTCTTCAAAATGGAAGGACTGAGTTTGTCTTCTTATTCAATTTGTTCACTAATATATCTTCATTACTCCTGTAATTACTGGTACATGGTGTTTGATAAATGCTTTTTGAAGTGAATGTTTGAAAGCTTGGATTacactattttattaaaatatattaaagtgaTTTAAGAAATCCTGCATTTCAGCATTGTAGTATAAAGACTTTAATTCTTAAAGTTAATATTGCCATAGTTGTCTGTATTTTAGacagcatatatttttaaagattttactaGTCTGGATTTAAAATATGAAGGAACATTGATCTATTCCAGATTCCCACATGGTACAGAATCAGCTGTTAGTATTAGATTTTGTGGCATTGTAAAAAATATATAGAGTATTGTAAAAAtagtacacagaaaaataaaacgaCCTAATATTATTTACCTaagtaaaaatacatttctagAGTCAATTTACTAAATACGTATGTAATTAATAAAATAGGTATAAAAAggctcattttaatttgcatgtctaaTCACTGAGAAAGTCCaacatttttttcagttactATTTACTAATTATCTTTTCTATTCTGTGTGAATCTTATTATTCTTTGTTAAGCTACTTACTGTTATTTTGATCTTTAAGATATTTCAGTCCATTGTCCTACTACAAATACTTCTccctgctgtttttcttttttaaaaaactatattttTCATTGAACAGAGATTTAACATTTTATATGTTCAAatcagtcattttattttttcacaaacTCTAATGAATTATTCCTTTGTAGGttaaattttctatttatctttGGAATTAAGAAATTTGCTCTTcatatagaaagcaaacttatggttaccaaagggggagggggagggataaattaggagtttgaggttaacagatacacactactttaataaataaacaagggTCTACTctatggcacagagaactatattcaatatcttgtaataacataatggaaaatatctgaaatatatatatgtataactgactcactatgctgtacacttgaaactagcacaacattgtaaatcacctataaattaaaaaaaaattagttctttAATCCACCTATTTGTGGTATAAAGTAAGGATTTagattattttctaaattgttaaCCAGTTTTCCCCACACCAATACAGTTTAACCTTTTAGCTGGTAAGTTTCTGGTAACTGAACAGCAACACAAGAAGGCAGAGGCCACACTAATGTGCTAGAGCAGTGGCTCACATGGCCAATATCTGTCCAGAGTTAAAACTGCCTCTGTGCCTTCCACTTAACTCTCAGGACTATTGTCACTTTAGAACTCATGCTCATTTTTTAACCTCATTTCAACCTGTGCCAAAATAGTAAGGGGAAGGGGACGTGGGAAGACTATAGCCATCTTCGAGATGGCTAAGAGGATGACCTAAGCCTGCCTTAGAGATTGTACCTCCTAGGGATTCAGAGTGAGGCTGAGATTGGTTAAGTCTCACCTTAAGACAAACTTCCTTGGAAAGGAAGCTTTAATTTGCTGGAAAGTTACATTTAAATCTGCCTTTTTTATATCTGTCCATCATTCTTCTACCTTCTGAAATAAGGTATTTAACCCTTGGCTTTTGGGGATGCTGGAAATCTAGACGTAAAGGAGCATCTGGGTACTGACTCCTTCCCCAAACCCCATGAAGATATGCCCTCAGTGACAAAGGGTTCATTTTTGGAATCAAGAACATGTTGTTGCTTTTAATAAGTTTCATATCTTTGGCCTCATAAATTTGGAACTTAACCTGCTGTTAACGTGTAGGGAGTATTTCCATCCATGTGTCCCCTTTTCCCACCAATCTGTGGCTCAACAAAAATAATGCAGTTCTCCTCTACTAATAGCTCCACAAATTCTGAAGTTGGCTATTATTCTGTCTTTTTAGTTGTTTTAGTTTTGATAGCTAAAATGGTTTCAGGTATATTGCTATCCAAGCTTCTAGACAAAATTCTAATTTATCAGTATAGCTCTTTATATTTGGTGTCTATGTGACATCTCTTGTGTTAATGCCCTCCCTTGTCTCTAAAAGAGTAACTGATGATatatttcctttcccaaagtcTAGAATTAATTGAAAATTACTGAAAGTTACTTAGAAAATACTACTTTAACACACCAGTGTATATCTCTTTTAGGGCAGTTATATGATGGCTATGATGAAGAGTATGACTGTCCCATTTTAGATGAAGATAGAGtaagtacaattttttaaaataaatatacattaaaaaaaatttaataggaaAGTTGACctgtgttcttccttcttttcctttttcacaggTAGTTGATGAGTTAGAAAACCAAATGAGTGAAGGTGGAGTTATTGTTGATTACCATGGTTGTGATTTCTTCCCTGAACGCTGGTTTCATATAGTTTTTGTGCTGAAAACAGATAACAGTGTTTTGTACAAAAGGCTTGAAACAAGGTAAGAAAGGAAAAGCACTGAGTTCTTAAAgtataatataaatttttattcagATTCCTGAGGTTGGCCAGTACTACCATCATAAAGGGTTCTACTTGAAAATGTGACTATTTTGTCTTACTATAAAGCAAATCTGTATGGTATGAACTTTCTGAACCTAAGAGAAAAAGATGCATTTGTAAAACACAAGCAGTACTTTGAGTAAATGAATACCTCAACTGACAGTTTGATTCAGTAAAATGTACTATATAGCAATTCTGTTTAGTCATGCTTtttcctttgttgttgtttttgtagggggaggtaattaggtttgtttttttatttttagagaaggtactggggattgaacccaggacctcacgtatgctaagcatgtgctctaccacttaagctatacacTCCCACATGCtttttccttaatgtaaaacTTTGCTAGGAAAACAACCAAGCCAATAACATTCTTTGCTATGGAATGAACATTACCCACTCAAATTATCCTCACAACAGGAATGGGAAAACTTATGAAAAACTAACAAGGTAAATTAATATCTcacaatctttaaaatatatttgagttTATTCCTCTAAGAAAGCATCaccagaaaaaccaaaaaagaaaaattttatggaAGACATTTTCCCACTGTCTTCTGAGTCATACTGTGGGAAATTGTGTGATCAAGTACCCAACTACTGTACGATAATTCCttttatgcattttattatatACAAGTATTGTTGCTTGATTTTTCATGTGTTCAAAAGTGCATAGTTACAAAAGTGTCCAGTTTCTGGTGTGTTCCTAAAACTCCAGCTAAGTAATCATCTCTTTGCCTTCTAGGGGTTATAATGAGAAGAAACTAAAAGACAATATTCAGTGtgaaatttttcaaattctttatgaAGAAGCCTTAGCATCCTACAAGGAGGAAATAGTGCATCAGCTGCCCAGCAATAATCCAGAAGATCTTGAGGATAATATCGATCAGATATTGAAATGGATTGAGCAATGGGTCAAAGATCATAGCTCTTGACTTACAAGAATGGCCACCTTACAATCACTCTTGATATCTCTCTGCCCACATTATATAAATTGTTCAATTATCAGTAAAACTTCCTTATTGAAACTGTGTTGTTGGAGTAGTAGGTGGATAGTATAAAGGTTTatgtttagggtttttttctccatgagaaaACTAATCTCAATTATCATGAATAATATTATTAAGGATTGAGAATTAAAACTGTCATTGTTTAGTGCTTCAATTGCTAAAGGATAAATAAATCTCACCAAATGGGTGgatatattttaagtttattacagaataaaatgaaagtgatttcttaaaataaaacttaagacaAAACATCAGAGTtttccatgtttatttttcttttaaaaaaaaaaaagtgtaaatggTAATACTTGCACTCTGTATAAAACCCAAAAGCCACAAAAGGTATATAGACAGTGTCCCGCTTATAATGGGTCAACTTAGGAATTTCTGACTTTACAATGATGCAAAAGCAATAGGCATTCAGTAGAAATCACACTttgagtttttatcttttcccagGCTAGTGGCATGCAGCACTGTGATGCTGGGCGGGGCAGAGGGCTGCAGCTCCAGTCAGCCACACGATCTTGAGGGTGAACAACTGAGCCGCTTACAACCATCCTGCACCCACacagccattctgtttttcactttcagtacagtactCAATAAGTTACATGAGATATCCAAtactattataaaataggctttctGTTAAGATGATTTTGCCTAACTGTAAGTTAATGTAAGTATTCTAAGCCTGTTTAATACAGGCTAAGCTAAGCTGTGATGTTTCATAGGTttggtgtattaaatgcattttcaacttaggatattttcaacttatgatgTGTTTATTGGGGTGTAACCCCTTCAtaaatcaaggaagatctgtACTGGAAAGGAAGTTTCCCTTCAGGCCACTGTGTTCTTCAGTCATGCTAGATTCTCTCCCTTTAGGAAATGATGTTACTGGTTCCTTGTGTATCTTTTCAGAGATTTTATGCCTGCAAAGCATGTGTGTGcttgtgaacattattattattttttaagcctATGGTAGCACACTATGCAAAATgttctctatttttttcatttaatgtattttggatattatacCATCTCAGAACATACAGACCTTACTGTTCTTTAtttaagatataatttatatatataaagcacaCCATTGTAAGGTGTACAACCCATTGGTTTTTATCATATTCACAAGATTGTGCAACTATCCAATTCtgtaacattttcatcaccccactCAAAAGCAGCTCCATACCTGTTACCAGTCACTTCCCATTCTTCCCTTCTCCAATCTCTTGCTATCACTTAGTCTACTtactgtctctatggatttgcatATTCTAGAcaattcatataaatgaaatcgtaTGGGGTCTTttctatctggcttctttcacttagcatagtgttttcgaGATCATCCACGTTTTAGCCTTTAGCCTTAGGAGTACTTCGTTCTTTTACATGGTCGGATAATGTTCCACTGAATGGCTatcccacattttgtttatccattccatCAGTGACACAGATGGGTTGCATCCACTTTGGGTATTATTAATTATGTTATGAAcgtttgtgtacaagtttttgtgtagctGTgtcttttcaattctcttggaaaCAGCTGAAagggaaattgctgggtcatactgCAATtgaatttaacattttgaggaaatgccaaatttttccaaagtgactgctttACTTTACATTCTCACCATACATGTATAAGGGATctactttctccacatccttgccagcacttgctACTGCCATCCTTTAGATGTACAGTcatatttcattttggttttgatttatattttcctaatgtctaatgatgttgagtatctctCCATGTGCCTGTTAGTcatttgtataccttctttggatCACTAATTCTTGTATGTTTGCACAGAGCTCCATTAAGGTTGTGGCTTAATGAGTCCCCTATTGATagacatttacattgtttccagcTTTTTACTGAACAATGATACAAGAATGGTAAGAAAGAATAACACATAAAATGAACTCTCTTAATTCACATGACTACTATCTGAGGTATAGGTATTATTTCCATTAC
Proteins encoded:
- the AK6 gene encoding adenylate kinase isoenzyme 6 isoform X2: MEACHRRPGTPGVGKTTLGKELASRSGLKYINVGDLAREGQLYDGYDEEYDCPILDEDRVVDELENQMSEGGVIVDYHGCDFFPERWFHIVFVLKTDNSVLYKRLETRGYNEKKLKDNIQCEIFQILYEEALASYKEEIVHQLPSNNPEDLEDNIDQILKWIEQWVKDHSS
- the AK6 gene encoding adenylate kinase isoenzyme 6 isoform X1; this encodes MLLPNILLTGTPGVGKTTLGKELASRSGLKYINVGDLAREGQLYDGYDEEYDCPILDEDRVVDELENQMSEGGVIVDYHGCDFFPERWFHIVFVLKTDNSVLYKRLETRGYNEKKLKDNIQCEIFQILYEEALASYKEEIVHQLPSNNPEDLEDNIDQILKWIEQWVKDHSS